A window of Desulfuromonas soudanensis genomic DNA:
CGACCGGGGTCACCCGCGACGTCGGCGCCGGCAACCTGCGCTACCGGGCGGAAAAGTACTCCCTGAGCACCGGCCTGCGCCACGCCGCCGACCAGGGAACGGACGGGGTCAGCGGCACCTCCGACCAGATCCTTTTCGGCGGAGACTGGCGGGCAAGTAAAAAACTCACCCTCAAAACCACCCACGAGCAGTCCATCGGCAAAAACGACAATACCGACTATCCGACCCGCACCCTCATCGGCGCCGACTATGCCCTGACCCGCTCGGTCACCCTTTTCGGCGCCCAGGAGTATACCTCCGGCAGCGACGGCAGCAGCGAAGGGACCCGCCTCGGCCTCCTGGCCACCCCCTGGGATGGCGGCCAGATCCGCTCCTCCGTCGAGCAACAGCTTGCCGAGGACAGCCGGCGCCGCTTCGCCACCCTCGGCTACAGTCAGACCTGGCAAGTCACCCCGGAATGGTCCCTCGACGGCTCTGTCGACCGCAGCCAGCTTCTCAGCGGCCGCAGCAGCCGGCCGCTCAATGACGAGCAACCGGCGGCGTCACAGAACGAGGAGGACTTCACCGCTCTTTCCCTCGGCAGCAATCTTCGCCGCACCCTGTGGAGCTGGGACAACCGCTTCGAGTTCCGCACCAGCGACACCGAAGACCGCTGGGGGGTGCAGAGCGGCTACATCATCGAACCACGGCACGGCCTCGGCTTCAGCCTGCACACCGGAGTGCGCCGCGCCGATTTCAGCACCGGCACGACGACGAGCAGCGCCGAAATGCGCTTCGGACTCGCCTGGCGCCCGGTGACGGGGCGTCAGATTCTCCTCAACCGTCTCGACCTGCGCAGTGAACGCCAGAGCGGCAATGGCAGCGACCTGGAGAGCTGGCGCGTCATTGACAATTTCAAGGCGGCCTGGCGTTACGGCGAAAAGATACACCTGGCCTTCCTTTACGGCGGAAAATATGTGAGCGAGAGCTTCGGGGGCGGCGATTTCAGCGGCTACACCGACCTGATCGGCGGCGAAATGCGCTACGACCTGACTCCGCGCTGGGATCTTGGCGCCCACGGCAAACTGCTGACCAGCTGGACCCACAATCAGCGCAGTTCCAGCACCGGCATCGACCTCGGCTTCAGCCCGGTCAAGAATCTCTGGCTCTCCGCCGGCTACAACCTCACCGGCTTTACCGACAAGGATTTTTCCGCCGCCGACTACACCGCCCAGGGACCTTTTATCCGTTTCCGTTTCAAGTTCGACCAGAACTCGGTCAAGGACGCCCTGACCTTCCTCAACAGAGGCTGACACCAATCCGCTTTCCCCGGTTAAAACCCCTTCTGCCCATCGCGAAGATCATGCTAATATCCCCCCCATGCGCCGACTGATCATCAACGCCGACGACCTCGGCTCCGGAATCGAGCGGGACCGGGGAATCTTCCACAGCTTCTCCTGCGGCATCGTCACCAGCGCCTCGCTGCTGGCCAACGGCCCGAGCTTTGCGAGCGCCGCCCGGCAGGCCCTCGACCTCGGACTCCCCCTGGGGATTCATCTCAACCTCTCGGAAGGACGCCCCCTGACCGCTCCGATCCCCTCCCTGACCACGGTGGCGGGCGAGTTCCCCGGCAAGGAGGGGCTGCGGCGGATCCTCTCCGAAGGACAGATCGATCCCGACCCCCTCCACCGCGAACTCTCGGCGCAAATCGAGAGGGTCATTGCAGCCGGTCTTGCGCCGGACCATCTCGATGGCCACCAGCACTGCCTCCTCTTCCCCGCCCTCTGCACCATGGTCCTCGATCTGGCGCGGGAATACGCCATCGGGGCCATGCGCCTCCCCTCCCCCGCCGAACCGGCCGCCGACGACCCCGACGGCCCTCTCGGCGAGGAACTGGCTCTCTATCGCCGCCTCGCCCCGCATTTTTCCGCCCGGGTGCGGGAGGCCGGTATCGCAACACCCGACGGCCTCTTCGGCATGCCCCTTCTCAACCGCCTCAATGCCCGAACCCTTTGCCAAACCCTGCACCGGATTCCCGAGGGAACCTGGGAGCTGATGGTTCACCCCGGCTATCCCGACGACGCCCCCTTCTCCGGAGCCGAGCGGAAGGCGGAGCTTGCCGCCCTCTCCTCCCCGACCGTCGCCGAGGAGCTGCGCCGCTGCGGCATCACCCCCATCACCTTTCGGGACCTCTCATGCGCATCCTGATCGTCCTCCCCCGCCAGGATCCGGCCACCGGCAACGAGGTCACCGCCGCACGCCACCGCGCCGGCCTCGAAGCCCTCGGCCACGAGGTGGCCCTGGAGCGGGTCGCCCCCGGAGACGGAGCGTCCCTGCGCGCCGCAACGCTTTCCTTTGCCCCCGACGTCATTCACCTCCTC
This region includes:
- a CDS encoding carbohydrate deacetylase, encoding MRRLIINADDLGSGIERDRGIFHSFSCGIVTSASLLANGPSFASAARQALDLGLPLGIHLNLSEGRPLTAPIPSLTTVAGEFPGKEGLRRILSEGQIDPDPLHRELSAQIERVIAAGLAPDHLDGHQHCLLFPALCTMVLDLAREYAIGAMRLPSPAEPAADDPDGPLGEELALYRRLAPHFSARVREAGIATPDGLFGMPLLNRLNARTLCQTLHRIPEGTWELMVHPGYPDDAPFSGAERKAELAALSSPTVAEELRRCGITPITFRDLSCAS